The proteins below come from a single Gimesia alba genomic window:
- a CDS encoding glycine--tRNA ligase gives MKKEMEKIVALCKRRGFVFQSSEIYGGLQGFWDYGPLGVELKRNVREAWWSDMITTHNELITPEGAPKPFSMTGVETTIIMHPSVWKSSGHFDLFHDFMVDSKESKARFRVDHVSVAVAYASDETPVACETYMADIGEEGLSKTKRKRLEKALAEYEKTQGLTPSESPEIRVCNLMDYSKMLVEAEIPATGKLEPRCPDTGGELTEPREFNLMFKTIIGALSGEEGTAFLRPETAQGMFVNFKNVVDSGRVKFPFGVAQIGKSFRNEITPRNYTFRSREFEQMEMEFFCHPDESFEWYKYWRDRRYAWYIKHGIDPGNLILRDHTPEELAHYSVGTADVEYAFPFMEENEYGELEGIAHRGDFDLRSHMEGKLIREGDQLVVEKNEHGQPKYKGSGKDLTYFDDQTRERFVPHVIEPAAGADRATLAFLCEAYYEDEQPDEKGKMQTRTVMRFHPKLAPVKAAVFPLIKKAGMPEVAASIYGKLRAAGIQAVYDQQGAIGRRYRRQDEIGTPYCLTVDGETEQDNCVTLRDRDSLEQVRIPVGDVVAEIQKRIHG, from the coding sequence ATGAAAAAAGAGATGGAGAAAATCGTTGCGTTGTGTAAACGGCGTGGGTTCGTATTTCAGTCTTCAGAGATCTATGGCGGACTTCAGGGGTTCTGGGATTATGGTCCGCTCGGGGTGGAACTGAAACGCAATGTCCGTGAAGCCTGGTGGTCGGATATGATTACCACGCACAACGAGTTGATCACACCCGAAGGCGCTCCGAAACCTTTTTCCATGACCGGGGTCGAAACGACGATTATCATGCATCCCAGCGTCTGGAAAAGTTCCGGGCACTTTGATCTGTTCCATGATTTTATGGTCGATTCCAAAGAATCAAAGGCCCGTTTTCGCGTGGACCATGTGTCTGTCGCCGTCGCGTATGCTTCTGACGAGACTCCGGTTGCCTGTGAGACCTACATGGCCGATATCGGAGAAGAAGGTCTTTCTAAAACCAAACGCAAGCGTCTGGAGAAGGCACTGGCAGAATATGAGAAAACGCAAGGTCTCACTCCCAGCGAATCGCCTGAGATTCGGGTCTGTAATCTGATGGATTACAGTAAGATGCTCGTAGAGGCTGAGATCCCCGCGACCGGAAAGCTGGAGCCCCGCTGCCCGGATACAGGCGGAGAGCTGACGGAGCCGCGTGAATTCAACCTGATGTTCAAGACGATCATTGGTGCCTTGTCGGGCGAAGAAGGGACCGCGTTTTTGCGACCGGAAACCGCACAGGGAATGTTCGTGAACTTTAAGAATGTCGTTGACAGCGGACGTGTGAAGTTTCCGTTTGGGGTTGCCCAGATCGGAAAAAGTTTCCGTAATGAAATTACGCCACGAAACTATACGTTCCGTTCGCGTGAATTCGAACAGATGGAGATGGAATTTTTCTGTCATCCGGATGAATCGTTCGAATGGTACAAGTATTGGCGTGACCGCCGGTATGCCTGGTATATCAAGCACGGGATTGACCCAGGCAACCTGATTCTGCGCGACCATACACCCGAGGAGCTGGCTCACTATTCGGTGGGAACAGCCGACGTGGAGTATGCATTCCCCTTTATGGAAGAAAATGAGTACGGAGAACTCGAAGGGATTGCACATCGTGGCGATTTCGATTTGCGTTCGCATATGGAAGGGAAACTGATTCGCGAAGGCGATCAGCTCGTGGTCGAAAAGAACGAACACGGACAGCCGAAGTACAAAGGGAGCGGAAAAGATCTGACTTACTTTGATGATCAGACGCGCGAACGATTTGTGCCGCATGTCATCGAACCGGCTGCGGGAGCTGACCGGGCGACACTGGCGTTTCTGTGCGAAGCGTATTACGAAGACGAGCAGCCTGATGAAAAAGGCAAGATGCAGACACGGACCGTAATGCGGTTTCATCCGAAGCTGGCGCCTGTCAAAGCGGCTGTCTTCCCCTTGATCAAAAAAGCGGGAATGCCCGAAGTGGCTGCTTCAATTTATGGAAAACTGCGTGCAGCAGGTATTCAGGCCGTGTATGATCAACAGGGAGCCATCGGTCGCCGCTATCGTCGCCAGGATGAGATTGGAACGCCGTACTGTCTGACAGTCGATGGGGAGACCGAACAGGATAACTGTGTGACCTTGCGAGATCGGGACTCGCTGGAGCAAGTTCGTATTCCTGTCGGTGATGTTGTTGCCGAGATTCAAAAACGGATTCATGGTTAA
- a CDS encoding FAD-dependent oxidoreductase, whose amino-acid sequence MANDKMDRRVFGKYLAGSTAAFVAGANGASAKEPVVDAITRPSNTMLLDGGGQSVWNSTAQHVRTSGWISPDGKVFHEAARNIPIVEEDEVIVCGGGPAGFAAALASARSGAKTRLLEVNGCVGGVWTAGALTLIIDAQNKPGIMREILQKLDDRGASNTLSNGSVAYDTEKTKLLLEDLLLEAGVKIQLHTRVVGAVTDINNRLSVIVTESKSGRQAWRAKSFIDCSGDGDLAAQAGCGYEFGQPGTGLTQPMSLMVLLTGVTTDGIARFVRGDAEPRKLGNPKKNLLAEFQRAGVDPSYGGPTIFRVRDGLYAMMANHEYGTLAIDAAHVTDATLQARREVHKLVNSLKTLGDPWTNLEIIATAEQIGTREGRRILGRYHVTAEDLKKGARFDDAICHVRFGIDVHSTNPGKTKAIEKKPFKSKPYDIPLRALIARDVTGLMMAGRCISGDFIAHSSYRVTGNAVAMGEAAGVASAVAASTGKLPHEVPFSDVSKQLAQLRSEKKTQQVKS is encoded by the coding sequence ATGGCCAATGATAAAATGGACCGCCGCGTTTTTGGAAAATACCTGGCTGGCAGTACGGCTGCATTTGTGGCCGGTGCGAATGGGGCGTCGGCAAAAGAACCCGTCGTTGATGCTATCACGCGGCCCTCCAATACGATGCTGCTGGATGGGGGTGGTCAATCGGTCTGGAATTCAACCGCGCAGCATGTGCGAACCAGCGGCTGGATTTCGCCGGACGGCAAAGTCTTTCATGAAGCGGCGCGGAACATTCCCATTGTCGAAGAGGATGAAGTCATCGTCTGTGGCGGCGGCCCTGCCGGATTTGCGGCGGCGTTGGCTTCTGCTCGGAGCGGCGCGAAAACCAGACTGCTGGAAGTGAATGGCTGTGTGGGCGGCGTCTGGACGGCCGGTGCGTTGACACTGATTATCGATGCACAGAATAAGCCGGGCATTATGCGCGAGATTCTGCAAAAGTTGGATGATCGCGGCGCCAGCAATACTCTGTCGAATGGTTCTGTCGCCTATGACACCGAGAAAACGAAGCTGCTGCTGGAAGATCTGCTGTTGGAAGCGGGTGTGAAAATTCAGCTGCATACGCGTGTGGTTGGTGCGGTGACGGATATTAACAATCGCTTGTCCGTGATCGTGACCGAATCAAAATCGGGCCGACAGGCCTGGCGGGCGAAGTCGTTTATTGATTGTTCCGGCGATGGCGATCTGGCGGCGCAGGCCGGCTGCGGTTATGAATTTGGTCAGCCGGGAACCGGTTTGACTCAGCCAATGAGTCTGATGGTCTTGCTCACAGGAGTCACGACTGACGGCATTGCACGGTTCGTTCGTGGCGATGCTGAGCCTCGCAAACTGGGGAATCCGAAAAAGAATCTACTAGCCGAATTTCAGCGTGCGGGTGTCGATCCTTCTTATGGTGGTCCTACGATCTTTCGCGTCCGGGACGGGCTGTATGCGATGATGGCCAATCATGAATATGGGACACTCGCCATTGATGCGGCGCATGTGACGGACGCAACGCTGCAGGCACGCCGTGAAGTTCACAAGCTGGTCAACAGTCTGAAAACACTGGGCGATCCTTGGACGAATCTGGAGATTATCGCGACCGCCGAGCAGATCGGAACGCGGGAAGGCCGCCGGATTCTGGGACGCTATCATGTGACTGCCGAGGATTTAAAGAAAGGGGCTCGTTTTGACGATGCGATTTGCCATGTCCGATTTGGAATCGACGTGCATTCAACCAATCCCGGCAAGACGAAGGCGATTGAAAAGAAACCGTTCAAATCGAAGCCTTATGATATTCCCCTGCGGGCTCTGATTGCCCGGGATGTGACCGGGTTGATGATGGCCGGGCGTTGTATCAGCGGCGATTTCATTGCACACAGCAGTTACCGGGTCACTGGAAATGCGGTGGCGATGGGAGAGGCGGCTGGTGTGGCATCCGCGGTTGCTGCTTCCACCGGGAAACTGCCTCACGAGGTCCCCTTCTCTGATGTTTCGAAACAACTGGCGCAGCTTCGTTCTGAGAAGAAGACACAGCAGGTCAAGAGCTAG
- a CDS encoding 2-phosphosulfolactate phosphatase: protein MPTEIRTCLLPLLSKPEDYSGSVAVILDILRASSTISFALNSGATSVIPCEEIEEAQQVASELRQATGEEVLLGGERMGVMIEGFDLDNSPARYPAETVAGKQIVFTTSNGTRALKHAIQARRILIGSFLCLDAVVNELKNSDGLIYLVCAGTDGSVTGEDCLCAGAIAAELQDQIGQELAMDDSTRIVVDHYRSQIQHEEGVLMAIRASLGGRNLIRRGFEDDIRLCSERGLISAVPEYDHQSETITLAAGV from the coding sequence ATGCCTACAGAGATTCGAACCTGCTTACTGCCGTTGTTGTCAAAACCTGAAGACTATTCAGGCAGCGTGGCTGTGATTCTGGATATTTTGCGTGCCTCTTCCACCATCAGTTTTGCCCTCAATTCAGGGGCGACTTCGGTGATTCCCTGCGAAGAAATCGAGGAAGCACAGCAGGTGGCTAGCGAACTGAGACAAGCAACTGGCGAAGAGGTGCTGCTGGGCGGAGAGCGGATGGGCGTCATGATTGAAGGGTTCGACCTGGATAACTCCCCTGCCCGTTATCCGGCGGAGACGGTTGCCGGGAAACAGATTGTCTTTACCACCAGCAATGGAACACGGGCTCTGAAGCATGCCATCCAGGCGCGTCGGATTTTAATTGGTTCGTTTCTCTGTCTGGATGCGGTGGTGAACGAACTGAAAAACTCGGATGGTTTGATCTATCTGGTGTGTGCGGGAACGGATGGAAGTGTGACCGGAGAAGATTGTTTGTGTGCCGGTGCGATCGCAGCGGAATTGCAGGATCAGATCGGTCAGGAACTGGCGATGGACGATTCGACCCGGATTGTCGTCGACCATTATCGATCTCAAATTCAGCACGAAGAGGGAGTACTGATGGCGATCCGTGCCAGTCTGGGCGGTCGGAATCTGATTCGGCGTGGCTTTGAAGACGATATTCGATTATGTTCCGAGCGCGGCCTGATTTCCGCGGTACCGGAATATGATCACCAGTCAGAGACAATTACGTTAGCCGCTGGTGTTTGA
- a CDS encoding aspartate-semialdehyde dehydrogenase: protein MFDTVAIIGATGAVGHIMRKLLEDRNFQAKQFRFLASARSAGKTLEFQGKTYTLEELTKDSFAGVELVIASTPDDVAAEFLPSAVEAGAIVIDESGYWRMKPEVALVIPEINPEAALEAKGIIASPNCSTTQMVMALKPLHDASPVKRVIVSTYQATSGAGVAGTSDLLEGSKAYLEGKEHDYQVFPHPIAFNAIPQIGSEKEDGYTSEEMKMVYETRKILGDETIQINPTCVRIPVANCHSETITVETERPISPEEARELFENFPGITVVDDLKNLSYPLPSSSDGSDEVYIGRIRRDISHPNGLSFWCVSDNLRKGAATNAVQIAELLAKHKACT from the coding sequence GTGTTTGATACTGTCGCCATTATTGGTGCCACGGGTGCCGTCGGGCACATCATGCGGAAACTGCTGGAAGACCGAAACTTCCAGGCAAAACAATTTCGATTTCTGGCCTCAGCCCGATCCGCTGGTAAAACACTGGAATTCCAGGGAAAAACGTACACCCTTGAAGAATTGACCAAAGATTCGTTCGCTGGCGTTGAGCTGGTCATCGCGTCCACTCCCGACGATGTCGCTGCGGAATTTCTGCCTTCCGCCGTCGAAGCAGGAGCGATTGTGATTGATGAATCCGGCTACTGGCGAATGAAACCCGAAGTGGCCCTCGTCATTCCCGAAATCAATCCGGAAGCAGCACTCGAAGCAAAAGGCATCATCGCCAGCCCGAACTGTTCCACAACCCAGATGGTCATGGCCCTCAAGCCTCTGCACGACGCCTCTCCGGTGAAACGCGTGATCGTCAGTACGTACCAGGCCACCAGCGGAGCAGGGGTCGCCGGAACCAGCGATCTACTGGAAGGCTCCAAGGCCTATCTTGAAGGAAAAGAGCATGATTATCAGGTCTTTCCTCATCCAATCGCCTTCAACGCCATTCCACAAATCGGCAGTGAAAAAGAGGACGGCTACACCAGCGAAGAAATGAAAATGGTCTACGAAACCCGGAAGATCCTGGGAGATGAAACCATTCAGATCAATCCGACCTGTGTCCGAATTCCGGTCGCGAACTGTCACAGTGAAACGATTACTGTCGAGACAGAACGCCCCATCTCACCCGAAGAAGCGCGTGAGTTATTCGAAAACTTCCCGGGAATTACCGTCGTGGATGACCTGAAAAACCTCTCGTATCCGCTTCCCTCCAGCTCAGATGGCAGCGACGAAGTCTACATCGGTCGTATCCGTCGTGATATTTCCCATCCGAATGGACTCAGCTTCTGGTGTGTCAGCGATAATCTCCGCAAAGGCGCTGCTACCAATGCCGTTCAGATCGCAGAACTGCTGGCAAAACATAAAGCCTGCACCTAA
- the purD gene encoding phosphoribosylamine--glycine ligase codes for MQTMKVLVIGQGGREHALVWKLAQSDSVSQVFCAPGNAGTQSEATNVAISVSDIPQMVAFAKEESIRLAVVGPEVPLVAGMADALRAEGIAVFGPSKAAAELEGSKSFAKQMMWKANVPTAKSETFSNFEAAEAYLEEREEQPLVIKADGLAAGKGVLICDTKQEALDGIKSLMKIKEFGDAGKTVIIEEKLIGQEVSILAIVSGSTIIPLETSQDHKAAHDGDKGPNTGGMGAYSPAPLVTDALMDEIIEKILVPMVNVMKIEDRPFNGVLYAGLMITNQGPKVLEFNVRFGDPEAQPVLMRLKTDLAQLLLAAAEERLDEIEPLEWDERPTVCVVMASEGYPGDYEKGRVIRGLGEAAELADTKVFHAGTTTKDGQVVTDGGRVLGVTAIGDSISDAKLKAYQAVKCIRWDGAWCRKDISDKAR; via the coding sequence ATACAAACGATGAAAGTTTTAGTGATTGGTCAGGGGGGGCGTGAGCATGCTCTGGTCTGGAAGCTGGCCCAGTCAGATAGCGTCAGTCAGGTATTTTGTGCACCCGGCAATGCGGGAACGCAGTCAGAAGCGACCAATGTCGCCATCAGTGTCTCAGATATTCCCCAGATGGTAGCGTTCGCGAAAGAAGAATCGATTCGGCTGGCGGTAGTTGGTCCCGAAGTTCCTCTTGTGGCAGGGATGGCGGATGCATTGCGGGCTGAGGGCATTGCTGTGTTTGGCCCTTCCAAGGCAGCCGCGGAACTGGAAGGCAGCAAATCGTTTGCGAAGCAGATGATGTGGAAAGCCAATGTGCCCACCGCCAAGTCAGAAACGTTTTCCAATTTCGAAGCCGCAGAAGCCTATTTGGAAGAGCGTGAAGAACAGCCTCTGGTGATCAAAGCCGACGGCCTGGCCGCAGGAAAAGGGGTTTTGATCTGTGATACGAAACAAGAAGCCCTTGATGGCATCAAGTCTTTGATGAAAATTAAAGAGTTCGGTGACGCCGGGAAAACGGTGATTATTGAGGAAAAACTGATTGGTCAGGAAGTCAGTATTCTGGCAATCGTCAGTGGATCCACGATTATTCCGTTGGAAACTTCACAGGATCATAAGGCAGCGCATGACGGAGATAAAGGGCCGAATACCGGCGGCATGGGCGCTTACAGCCCTGCTCCCCTGGTCACAGACGCGCTGATGGATGAAATCATTGAAAAGATTCTGGTGCCGATGGTCAACGTGATGAAAATCGAAGACCGACCGTTTAACGGGGTGCTGTATGCCGGCCTGATGATTACCAATCAGGGGCCGAAAGTACTGGAGTTTAACGTGCGGTTTGGCGATCCGGAAGCGCAACCCGTGTTGATGCGACTCAAGACCGATCTGGCACAGTTGTTACTCGCGGCTGCAGAAGAACGCCTGGATGAAATTGAACCTTTGGAATGGGATGAACGGCCTACTGTCTGCGTGGTGATGGCATCAGAGGGTTATCCGGGAGACTATGAGAAAGGCAGAGTAATTCGTGGCTTGGGTGAAGCTGCTGAATTAGCAGACACCAAAGTATTTCATGCGGGAACGACCACCAAGGATGGTCAGGTAGTCACCGATGGCGGCAGGGTGCTGGGAGTGACGGCGATTGGCGATTCGATCAGCGATGCGAAACTCAAAGCCTATCAGGCGGTGAAATGCATTCGCTGGGATGGAGCCTGGTGTCGAAAGGATATTTCGGATAAGGCTCGTTGA
- the lysA gene encoding diaminopimelate decarboxylase, protein MNTFHYQNGELFCEDVPVSQLAEEYGTPLWVYSKSAFLSRLKEIQDAFAEVDPVICYSVKANGNLSILKTMNDAGSSFDVVSGGELFRVQQAGADTSRVVFAGVGKTDDEIRQALKADILMFDVESEAELDAIAAIAEEVGCVGRVALRLNPDIDAKTHHKTTTGKKGNKFGMDIERATELADKVLKDDRLELTGIHMHLGSPILSTDPYAKAVKKGAEVITQLREKGHNTNWLNLGGGFGISYKTDEGPSAQTYADVIVPTIKEIGCRLALEPGRFIAGNSGVLISQIVFTKREGGKLFYIQDGGMTDLVRPAMYDSYHRVWPVKPAVPMPFDCEGEIEGCEPADVVGPVCESCDYFAKDRYLPPMERGDYLCMFSAGAYGSVMSSNYNARPRSAEILVDGSNYQVIRRRETYEELIALEQS, encoded by the coding sequence ATGAATACGTTTCATTATCAAAATGGCGAACTGTTCTGTGAAGACGTTCCGGTCTCCCAGTTGGCAGAAGAATATGGCACTCCGCTTTGGGTTTACTCGAAATCCGCCTTTTTGAGCCGCCTGAAAGAAATTCAGGATGCCTTTGCCGAAGTCGATCCGGTGATCTGTTATTCCGTCAAAGCCAACGGAAATTTGAGCATTCTCAAAACCATGAACGATGCTGGCAGCAGTTTTGACGTCGTTTCCGGGGGAGAGCTGTTTCGCGTCCAGCAGGCCGGCGCCGATACCTCGCGCGTCGTGTTTGCCGGTGTTGGAAAAACCGATGACGAAATCCGTCAGGCCTTAAAAGCAGACATTCTCATGTTCGACGTCGAAAGCGAAGCCGAACTCGACGCGATCGCTGCCATCGCCGAAGAAGTTGGCTGCGTCGGCCGCGTCGCACTACGTCTGAACCCGGACATCGACGCCAAAACTCACCACAAAACAACGACCGGTAAAAAAGGCAACAAGTTCGGCATGGACATTGAGCGCGCCACCGAACTGGCAGACAAAGTCCTCAAAGACGATCGACTGGAACTGACCGGAATCCACATGCACCTCGGTTCTCCGATTCTCTCCACCGATCCCTATGCCAAAGCCGTCAAGAAGGGGGCCGAAGTCATCACCCAACTGAGAGAAAAAGGGCATAATACCAACTGGCTCAATCTCGGGGGAGGTTTTGGAATCAGCTATAAAACGGACGAAGGCCCTTCTGCGCAGACCTACGCGGATGTGATCGTCCCCACGATTAAAGAAATCGGCTGTCGCCTGGCATTAGAGCCCGGCCGCTTTATCGCGGGTAATTCCGGCGTTCTCATCAGTCAAATCGTCTTCACCAAACGGGAAGGGGGGAAGCTGTTTTATATCCAGGATGGTGGCATGACAGATCTGGTTCGCCCGGCGATGTATGACTCGTATCATCGCGTCTGGCCCGTCAAACCAGCAGTCCCTATGCCCTTTGACTGTGAAGGCGAAATCGAAGGCTGCGAGCCCGCCGATGTAGTTGGTCCGGTCTGTGAATCCTGTGATTATTTCGCAAAAGACCGTTATTTACCCCCGATGGAGCGCGGCGACTATCTCTGCATGTTTAGCGCCGGTGCTTACGGCTCTGTCATGAGCAGTAATTACAATGCCCGTCCTCGTAGCGCAGAGATCCTCGTCGATGGCAGCAATTATCAAGTCATTCGCCGTCGGGAAACCTACGAAGAGCTGATTGCCTTAGAACAATCCTGA